The sequence below is a genomic window from Paenibacillus sp. DCT19.
GTTACGCCGAGTTGGTTTGTTGCTTTTAGGGTTTTCCAAACTTGCGTACCGCTGATCTCACCGCGCAGTGCACGGTTGTATAGATCAATAACTTCACGTACTTGTTCAGGTGTTTCCTCTAGGAATTCTACACGGTAACGGGATACGCCCAGATCCATGAAGTTGGCTAGATATTCAGCACCAGATTGCTCTACTGCGTTATAAACGGTATTACGGCAACCTTCATCCACACGTACGGGGTGAGACATACCGATCCGATCCTGCAGAGATGCGCGGGAATCTTCACATGGACGTCCACAGTTCGTATAGTCCGTACCTTCACTCATAAACGTACAGTACACGCAGTGTTCTGTATGGAACATCGGCAGATGCTGGTGAATAACCACTTCCATCTTGTCTGTCCGTGAGCGACCCAGCAGATCAACCATTTGCTGAATGTTCAGGTCATATGAAGGAGTGACCGAATCACAACCTGCTTCCAGGAACAATTCAACAGCCTTGTGATTCGCAATGTTCAATGAGAAATCACCGATCAATTCCGGATGCTTCGCATCCGGGTTCTCCATCCGATGACGGAGATAGAAATAAAGTGCACCCGTGTTACGTACCAGCACTGCATCCGGCTTCAGACGCAGGATGTTGTTGTGGTATCCGTTCTCGCCAGGCATATGAATACGCGGAGTTACCAGCGCAATTTTGCGTCCAGCCGTCCGAACAGCCTCTACAGCTGCCGGGAACTGTTTGATGAACTCGAAATCAGCGTAGATCATCTCAATGCCCGCTTCCAGTGCTGCCTCTACTTGCGGCAGACTACGGCAGAGCGCGGTCAGTTCCGCTTGACCACGAGCAACTGGCGATGCTGGTTTCACCGTATCGCCATATACGTCCACCGCACGTTTCACGTAGACAGGTGGTTTAGGACGCTCACCCGCGAGCTGTTCAACCGCCTGACGGCGAATATTGTTCAGCTCGCGCATTGGGATAATGATATCACCATGCAGGTTGACATCCAACTGCTCCAGTTGGAACACCGTACCACCCAAACGTCCAAACTGCTCTTCGAGCAACTCGTATGTCATTGGACGTTTCTGAGCGATATCCAGTTCCATCTCGGAGTCTACACGGACTGTTGTGCCCTTCTGCACATCTGTCCACCACGTACTAAGTGGCTGTCCCGGGCTGCCAATCACTTTGACGGTTACCGGGAACACACGGTATGGCTTATCTGTCTCAAATGACTGACGCAGACGTTTATCCAGCGCAGGGTCATTCGTTTTCCATACTTTGTCGCCAACCTTCACACGGCGCAGATCCACATCACTACGGCCTGGCACGATGTCCACAATCCAGCCCTCTCCAGCTTCACCTTCGAGTTTTACGCCTTTACGACGCACATCGTATACACGCCCGCCTTCTTCCTTCTGCGTTGGATCTCCGGCATCAAATACAATTCCGTCTCCACGCTTCACCGGTGCATCGAGCTTCAGAACGACGCCATCGCGCAACACTTGGTCAACACGTCCAAGATAGACACCACGGCTTTTCGGGAATGTACCATCTACGAGTTGCTTGTTATTCGTACCATCGAGGAAGCCATGCGTGAAGCCACGAGAGAAACTCTGTTGCAGTTCACGAACTTCTTCCTTACTAGGCGGTGTGTTATCTCCGTCAAAATACCGGTCAATCGCTTTGCGATATTTACTTACCACGTTCGCCACATATTCTGGCGTTTTGAGACGTCCTTCAATTTTGAAAGAAGTTACACCTGCTTCGATCAGTTCAGGCATCAAGTCAATCGCAGCCAGATCCTTAGGAGACAGCAGATATGCCACATCACCCATCGGTTTATGCTCACCATCGACCATCAGATCGTACGGCAAACGGCAGGCCTGTGCACATTCTCCGCGGTTCGCAGAACGTCCACCCCACATTTCAGAAGTAAGACATTGACCCGAGTAGGATACACAGAGCGCACCATGGACAAATACTTCCATCGGCAATTTTGCCTGTTCTCCGATCTTCTGAATCTGCTTCAAGTTGTTCTCACGTCCAAGCACGACACGTTCCATGTCAAACGGCTTCGTAAATTCCACCGCTTCCGGGGATGTGATCGTCATTTGCGTTGAACCGTGAATCGGGAAGTCCGGCGAGATTTCGCGGATCAATTTGACCAAACCAAGATCCTGTACAATTACCGCATCTACGCCAGCATCTACACAAGCATCAATGAGTTCTTTGGCATCCGCCAACTCATTTTCAAAAATCAATATATTAAAGGTCAAAAAACCTTTTACGCCGTAACTGTGCAAAAACGCCATAATCTCTGGCAGCTCGTCCATGCGGAAATTGTTTGCGCGTGCGCGTGCATTAAATTTTTCGACTCCGAAGAAAATAGCATCTGCGCCGTTGGCTACCGCCGAACGCATACAGTCCCAGTCACCTGCGGGTGCCAGAAGCTCGACATCTTCTCTTCGTATTGTTGCTGTTTTCATGTATATCCTCCCCATAACCGGCTATGTGCCGGATTTCATGCCTGAACGTCCAACCTATCAATTAAAATCATTCAATCATTCTATCTATACATATGTCTGTATTCCCCGATATCCAGGCCTACAGTCATTCTTTCATATCAGATCAGCAGTCATAACTCCTGAACTAGTATAGTGTACCACTTCTGCACCGACTCTTCTACGCTTTCCTGAAAAAACCGTTTACCATTTTCATACGCAAAATAAAAAACCGAAAGGTCTTCTGACCTTCCGGCATGCATGTTATATATTATTGTTTCATAACATCCTTATTTAATAAATGTGAATGAGTTCAATACTTTTTCCAACACAGCTACCTGAACTTCCGTTCGATTCGCATCATTCAGCCCACTCGTGATCGTATACGTGATTCCATTCTTCTCGAATGCAATCTGACGTCCGCTATAGGGTACACCCTTCTCCACGTCCTGATAGGTAAAGGAATAGGCAGGCACACCTGCAAACGTGATCTTCTCACTATTCATTAGCTTGAAGTTCTTGCGCGTTTGACTTGCTTTCGTATACGCTTCTCTCAGCTGGCTGGCCGTCATCTCAAGCGTTTTCTCTTCGTCTGCAGCAATAGAGAACTCTCCACCCGTAAAAGTATATGCCACTGGAGATTGTTCGAACTGATCATTATAAGGCGTCCAGTAGCGTGGAATATCTACACTGTACTGATAGCGTTTGGATGTCCGTGTACGTTGCTTCGATTTGTCTATCAAATAGTAATCCTCTTCCAATTGACCAAAGTTATCAGCAACGATATCAAAATCAATATAGATACTCTCAACAATGCGTTCAAACCATGCTTGATCTTGCTTCTGATCTTCCGGGAACGAATATTCAACATAATAACGATAATCGCCCTTCTGCAACAGTACATTGTACTCTGTCTGCCATCCATCGCCAAAGTTATAACGGAACTCCCGAACCTTTGCTGTCTCTCCAGACATATCCATCGTATAGGATCGGATAGGCTCATAGTTATCTAGCGTGAATGCCTCACGCATCCACTTGTCCAGTTGTTCACTCCATTGTTCAATGGTAGCCCCCTTAGGCGTAGATGAAACGATCATTTCCAAGTATGCTCCATCCTTCGCTTGGTAGGACAGCTCGTTATTGTCCATCGACCAACCTGCTGGTACATTCAGCTCAATGCCATAATCACCATTGTGGACGTAACGCATCCCTTCAATGACTGTAGATACATCTTTAATGGAATCGTCTGACTGATCATAGGTAGGCTGGAATGAGTCCAGTAATGCTGCATGTTGATCGAGATCCATATAATAGACCGCATCATAATCTGCAAAATAAATACTATAGAGACGATCATTCTGGACGTATTGACGTATCTCCCAGAACATCCCGTCCTTATCTTTCACAACAATTCGGGCATATGGCGTGTTGGTTTCATTGACTGCTTGGCGATCCAGCACAACGTCTTCCGCTAGCTTCGCTTCCTGTAGAAGCTGTTGTAACAAATCATCGGCATCAAGTGCAGCATTCTGATCGCTGACATACACCTGAAGATAATAACTTTCGTCTGCAGGGCCAAATGACATCATGCGCTCCTGCTCTTCCGATTGCAAAGTAATCATATCTTCTGGGTAGTCGATCGACCAGCCATAATAACTATTGCCGATTCTCGTTTTACCTGCATCCACATCGATGTCGTCCTCGTCCACATCCGTCGGCAATTCCGTTTGCGCTAAGCGAATGACGATTTCTCCTGAAGACGTTGGAGCAAGTGTTGCGCCGATTCCTGCTGCCACCACGCGAAGCGGAACCATAAGTACACCATTCACCATTTTAGGGGATGTACCCATGTCTTTTTTGACGCCATCCACCCAGGCAATCGGACTACCAATCGTGATCGTTACCGTATGTGCACCTTCCTTGATTTTGACAACATCATTGCTCTCCAAACGGATTTCACTGCCAAAAGCCTTCTTGAAAACGCCGACAGGTACCATGGTCACGCCATTGCTCTTGTAAGGCTTCGCAATAGTTTGTTTGCTTCCATTGATGTAAGCGTAAGTGCTTCCTGCTTGAATTCGCATTTCGTTAGTAATGCTAT
It includes:
- a CDS encoding U32 family peptidase; the protein is MKTATIRREDVELLAPAGDWDCMRSAVANGADAIFFGVEKFNARARANNFRMDELPEIMAFLHSYGVKGFLTFNILIFENELADAKELIDACVDAGVDAVIVQDLGLVKLIREISPDFPIHGSTQMTITSPEAVEFTKPFDMERVVLGRENNLKQIQKIGEQAKLPMEVFVHGALCVSYSGQCLTSEMWGGRSANRGECAQACRLPYDLMVDGEHKPMGDVAYLLSPKDLAAIDLMPELIEAGVTSFKIEGRLKTPEYVANVVSKYRKAIDRYFDGDNTPPSKEEVRELQQSFSRGFTHGFLDGTNNKQLVDGTFPKSRGVYLGRVDQVLRDGVVLKLDAPVKRGDGIVFDAGDPTQKEEGGRVYDVRRKGVKLEGEAGEGWIVDIVPGRSDVDLRRVKVGDKVWKTNDPALDKRLRQSFETDKPYRVFPVTVKVIGSPGQPLSTWWTDVQKGTTVRVDSEMELDIAQKRPMTYELLEEQFGRLGGTVFQLEQLDVNLHGDIIIPMRELNNIRRQAVEQLAGERPKPPVYVKRAVDVYGDTVKPASPVARGQAELTALCRSLPQVEAALEAGIEMIYADFEFIKQFPAAVEAVRTAGRKIALVTPRIHMPGENGYHNNILRLKPDAVLVRNTGALYFYLRHRMENPDAKHPELIGDFSLNIANHKAVELFLEAGCDSVTPSYDLNIQQMVDLLGRSRTDKMEVVIHQHLPMFHTEHCVYCTFMSEGTDYTNCGRPCEDSRASLQDRIGMSHPVRVDEGCRNTVYNAVEQSGAEYLANFMDLGVSRYRVEFLEETPEQVREVIDLYNRALRGEISGTQVWKTLKATNQLGVTRGQLVK
- a CDS encoding stalk domain-containing protein — translated: MKKSFLRVLSTGMLAGVLTFALAMPAWASEDSITNEMRIQAGSTYAYINGSKQTIAKPYKSNGVTMVPVGVFKKAFGSEIRLESNDVVKIKEGAHTVTITIGSPIAWVDGVKKDMGTSPKMVNGVLMVPLRVVAAGIGATLAPTSSGEIVIRLAQTELPTDVDEDDIDVDAGKTRIGNSYYGWSIDYPEDMITLQSEEQERMMSFGPADESYYLQVYVSDQNAALDADDLLQQLLQEAKLAEDVVLDRQAVNETNTPYARIVVKDKDGMFWEIRQYVQNDRLYSIYFADYDAVYYMDLDQHAALLDSFQPTYDQSDDSIKDVSTVIEGMRYVHNGDYGIELNVPAGWSMDNNELSYQAKDGAYLEMIVSSTPKGATIEQWSEQLDKWMREAFTLDNYEPIRSYTMDMSGETAKVREFRYNFGDGWQTEYNVLLQKGDYRYYVEYSFPEDQKQDQAWFERIVESIYIDFDIVADNFGQLEEDYYLIDKSKQRTRTSKRYQYSVDIPRYWTPYNDQFEQSPVAYTFTGGEFSIAADEEKTLEMTASQLREAYTKASQTRKNFKLMNSEKITFAGVPAYSFTYQDVEKGVPYSGRQIAFEKNGITYTITSGLNDANRTEVQVAVLEKVLNSFTFIK